Genomic window (Eptesicus fuscus isolate TK198812 chromosome 17, DD_ASM_mEF_20220401, whole genome shotgun sequence):
tatagtaatattttaaattgtatcaaTAAAATAAGGAGAACTGGCAAGTTTAGTAGCTGCCTTACATTCACAAGTGAATCAAAGATCTTcttaaacaaacatattttttaaaaaatatatttttattgatttcagagagaaacggagagggagagagagatagaagcatcgatgattagaatcattgattggctgccttctgcatgccccctactggggattgagccaacaacctgggcatgtgccctgaccaggaattgaacagtgacctcctggttcataggtggatgctcaaccactgagccacgccagccgggctaaacAAACATCTTGATAGTTACATAGTCTTGGTCAAAATCAAGATAGCCTTTATTTGTAAACTGATAGCAAAATGTTTAGCAGTGTGTTGGTAAACCAGttctcaagaaagaaaaaaataaaaggcttgaTTTTAGCATTTGCCAATTTTGGTGGTGTAAAACTGCCCCATTGACAACTGATAAATGTTTTTGCTGAAGTTGTTTTTGCCAAAGGAACATCCACATGTGAACCTCtaaacccacacacatacacacaccattcTATACAAATGTACATACTTCCACCCCTCTTACTACTTAAAGGGGCCTGAGAGGAAGAGTGTCTCCTGGGGCATGAGATGGACAGGACAGCCTCCATCAGAGCACACAGCTGAGAAGAGAGATCACTGTCCGAGATAACACGTATCCTCTACTTCAGGAGAGACTGATTTTGAAGCATCACATTTTGACTGAAGTGGAGAATTCAACAGCTTTAGTGTTTCCCCTGGAAGGATTGGGGCCATGGTGAAGTCCATTGAGCAAAAACATGACTACAGAGCTCTTCAAAAACATTATCCATGGCAacaaccatcatcatcaccataaaATGGCTGCATCCAGTTGAGTGGCCCACAGACCAAGAGTCCAAGATGCAGACAGAATCCAGTCCTTTAACTGTTTCTGCTTCTCCAGCTGAGGCTACAAGCGTTATGATGCTTTCCTTAGCATTAATTCAATCTGGGAAAATTTTAATCTTCGTGCAATATCCAGGGAACTCTCACCATtctgaggagaaaagaaatgatcGTTTCTTAAGAGTCCAGCCAATAGTTCAGACTGATTGACTCTCAGGCTTGGCAAAGACTTTAAATGTTATTCAGATCTAACAGTAATAGGATAACTTAATGTTTAATAGGATGATTAATTTTGTTTACATCAGAAGCCATTAACTTAATTCCACACAAGGCGAAGTTAGAAGATCATGAGCTGGGGAACTTCAGGCCATGGGGCCAGTTTCTTACCTTATTTCTTATCGTGGGGTCTGCCTGGGCTTCAAGGAGCAGAGGGATAAGGGTCTGGTTTTTCATTTCACAGGCATAATACAACGCCGTGCAGCCGTACTGAAACACAAAGGACCAACATGCAGCTCACCCATCGGACTCTACAGACCGCAGCATGAGGCTTCTTAGCCAGTGCTCTTCTCATTTCATAGTATACAACTAAGCAAAACAGTTTGCAACCATCTATATGCAATGGTATTTCTTGTTCTTAAAGTCTTTTCTGCCCCTATGTACATTAATAATGTTCTATAAGCCATCAATaccttcctttctcattttctgttcaaactgaaaaaaaaaaaaatgcaacttatAAAAGGCGAATGCTGAATTATCCCAAaatttcttgggatattttcTGTACGCCTGGCCAATCAGCATTGTGATCATGTGACCATCTCTTCCCTGAGAGTCTCCATATCGGCCACTTTGCAGATATCATCCTctatggttttttatttttaaaaatcccacatTCTGTGGCCCTTGCTCATATTTCTACAGCTCACCTGCAAGACCAGTGCAGTTTGACATAGAAATCTCCCATACTTGGTTGGTTGTAGATTATATTATGTATTATAAATTAATGGATCTATCTCGTTGGCACTAATTTAAAACACTAACTACAGATTAAAAGAAATGTATAGCTGGGACATTTGTGCTAAAAATTTTTGCCTTTCAAAGCCAAACAACCATGGTTTTGGTAAGTGAAGAAATAATATCCTTGACTATCAAGATTATCAGGATTAATCTTGGATCTTTTTCCCTAGAAACTCCTCTAAGATCATAGGAAATAATACTGTgagctcatatttttttattaagttactagaggcccggtgcacgaaattcgtgcatgggggtgtggggagtgtgggggggatgttgtccctcagcccagcctgcagtctctccaatctgggacccctcaagggaccttcattttttcctccaggagtgtggtggaaaaaccctagatcaccttcttggattcttataacccagattaccaagaacactgcaagtggcagcgTACAGgtagcttagccaatgagcggtcagaaaaggtgtttactctcaaactggtttggctcagtggatagaccatgggcctgcagactgaagggtcccaggtttgattcctgttaagggcatgtaccttggttgcgggcacatccccagtggggagtgtgcaggaggcagctaatcgatgtttctctctcattgatatttctgactgtctatccctctcccctcttctctgttaaaaaaaaaaatcaataaaatatttttttaaaaaggtgtatcctctgcagctcatgcagcccctgggttgtgaccactgggctaggggcgtgtccctgccacccagtggtggctgccggggtctctgcacaccccagaggccagcagccatccccctgtggagggcgctgggctgggggtgtggacacgaaccgccacttggtgctggagcttggaaagcctctggggtggggcgggaacatccccgtctccaaatgccccgaggccagcagccagccccaccatgggccccaggctgggggaatgcagggaccctgggcagcatgcagtggtggccgccagggtcttggcacaccccagaggccagcagccagcccctggtcgtgggcgcctggctgggggcatggccccaaaccgccgcttcatgcgcgagcctttgcaagctgctgggggtggggcgggaacatccaggcggcttggcgcctgcacccataggctttgagtggccagggggagttCTGGGACCcttgctgctcaggacctaagcgcgggcctactggctaggagaggcctgggtccggaggatgtttccgggacccaggccactcagcgcccacatatgcaaattaactgccatcttgttcactctgattggctgtgggcgtagcaaaggtacggtcaatttgcatgtttctcttttattaggtaggatggcatGAAGAATGCAAGATCTGGCTCTGAATTTTTCCATGTGAAATAAAGAAAGTCTAAAAGATTCAATACACTGCATTACTTGGAGTTGGAAATTGGGTCTTAATATAcaggtagttttttaaaaatgtaaatggtaaaatatgtgcatgtatgtgcatatatgtatgagCATGCACAGGAATATAATTCTCTATCTAGAGGTAGAGACAGGCATAGATAACTAGAGAGAAATTTTGTTCACaagcaaaattttaaacatttttaattactttttacttaattttaatgacATCTTAATATATTTCAAAGTTATCTAAGAAGATGATTCACAGTAGTAGTCCATACAAATTAatcaaaaaattatatttgaaataaaaggaaaagcataCATTTCatcaactttctctctctctctctctcacacacacacacacacacgagagagagagagagagagagagagagagagagagagagagagaatgagaactaCCTCAATTTAAACATGATACCAATATAACCCAaactaaaaatatgtaaatgattAATATAAACAGGGATGGGGACATTTTATCTATCACAGAACATAGAATAgtagtatatatagatatgtacaaCATAAATTAGGGGTCATAAACAGAATACTGGTTATTTTTAAATCCAGTTTTGACTGGCCTACTTTTTCAGTaaagaactagaaataaaaaatgtcattcaatcaatataagcaaataaaactccttacaaataattttttgaaacacTTCTGATCATGTAAGGGAGGAAGATGAGTTCAAGGTTGCAGTTGTAAACGGTGAAAGCAAAACCTATTATCAGGGGGAAGTTAGCTGAGGCTGCTCCTGTTACCACTGCTCTTACCATCATTTGGATTTTTCCTTGACCCTTGCTTGCCCTTAGTTTTCTTTAGCTCACAGGTGGGGACTCTCTTTCCTGATTGGGATCTTGGCTTCAGTAGCAGCTGCTAACGTTCATTGAGCACGAACCACGTTCAGGCActctgctaagtgctttacatgagTCAGCCCTGTAACTTATCTATATGCTCAtgttacagagaaggaaacagaacGTCCAGGAAGTTTATAACTTGCCAAAATGCACACAGGTAAAAAGTGGCAAGCCTGGGTTTACATGAAGGCATTCTGACTCCAGCCTCTTAACTACCAAGGAGGAATTTTGTTATCAGAGCCTTCATCTTCCTTAACTTCTCACAACTGGTggagcagctttttttttttttttttttaatgttctgtaTTCAATAAAGATGTTATTCCCACGAGTTTAGTGGCAGTATATAAACAACCTCAAGATCACCTAACtggcagtggggaaaaaaaagaagaaatgcaaaagtgtcaaggaaaataaagcaagcaACTTAATATATGACAAGTACACTACCTACAAATaccattttgaatattatttcaCAGTGACTAAAATTACAAACTTACGCAGTCTGCAGCATTAACGTCCACGCCAGCATCAAGGAGCATTCGGACAAGAGTCTCATTCTGCTTTGTCTTGGATACCTATGACAAATGGCAAGTACAAGAGGTTTTTTTACAAACTTTTTCTTCATCTTATGTCtggattatttaaattaataggCTTCATTTTAATCCCAATACCCCCTATGTGCCTATGTactattgattgattgatttggcTACCTTCCTTCTTGCTTTATTCTTTAATCACAGCATCGCTTGTGTGTTGGAAATGTCACTTATAGAATACAAGCCAAGAGCTTATTCTGTTATTATTCCTTTACTTCTCACTGGCCCAGCAAACCTTGATGGGTCATGATACTGATGTCCTACTCACTGACTCTTTGCTCTCACAAGTGTACTCACCATGAGGAAATATCCAATGAGCAGGACAGGCATTAAGAGGATAATGAGTAGATAATCAAAGAAGGTAAATCTTTTCTTCACAGCATAATGCAAGCAggttctctctttctaaaaattaagaaaaaaaaaacctcttcgtgaataaatatttcattttaaatttcctgTTTTCAGATTACCCTATCAAAAATTAGTGTGTGCCTTTTGTTCTTATGGTATCTGGGCCACCTTTATTCTGTTGAGTATATCTGATTAATAAACCCAGGTTTCCATTGATTAGAACAGAGTACTAGTACAGTCTAAAGAAAAAGCTGGGGGAGGGCCACAGAAAGAGAACAGGTGAAATGTACATTTTGTAAATCATATAAATCATCAAAATATGGATTTTCATACTCATTTTAGTTTTTTGGAGAAAATACGTTCAGATATAAACACAAGACTAAATTCAATATGGAAATCCTAATCACCAATAGTATATGTACAGTTATTCATTTTGTGGTTTGTTAATGAACAAATCTTAACCACATGGCAATTTTTCTGTTTCTACATGCATACAGGCAGTGCTAGAAGAATGGAAGTAACTCAATTTAATTCTTCAagtacataaatatttatcagGTGATAGACATAAGTTTCTAGGGATTGTGAGGAATGTAAAGCCTCGGGCCTCATAATCAacaaagggagatagaaacatggccACGTAAGTACAATGCGGAACAGGCTGCTGTGATTGGAAAATCAACCAAGTCAATGAGAAGAGAGGGAaagccagagagaaaaagagtggTTAACTTCCACTTGGGGGAGGCACTGTTCTTAAACaacactttttgtttttctaacataGAAGTATGTGTGTTCTCCATAAAAGTTTTGTAAATGAGGCAAGAAGATAATAATAGAATGAAGCAAAGTCACCCATTAACAAACAGCCCAGAGTTAATTGTTGACATTCTGCTGTATTTCCTTCCCATCTTTTAAAGTGCATAtaggtggattttttaaaatgtaggttcaTACAGCATCTGCAACATTTTATATGCTTTTTTTCAATTAACATTTAGAATATGTGCATCTTCCCATGccatttaatgttttcaaacATATAACTGTAAAGGCCGTATGGCTTTTAATTGAATAGAACTACTCTAATTTATTTAGCTAAACCCTACTCATTGGGCATTTGAGTCTTTaacttttgatttttataaaaataagactaCTTGAACATCCTCATTCACAAAGATTTGTCAACATTTCTAAATTTATCTTTAGCATAAGTTTCTAAAAATGTGATTCCTGGCATAAAAGGTATTAGTGCTTTTCATACTGTGCTACTAAATTGTGCTCCAGTAAAATGATAATGATTTAAGCTTTCTTCCTGATCAACACTTGACTTTCATTTCTAATCTGGGTCAACTTCACAGGCCAAAAtacatctatatctgtatctatatctgtatctatctttaCACTTTAATTTGCTTTCCATAAAATCTATGTTCTCTATTAAGCATATAAATCTAAATCACCAGCAGagctttttgtaattttttaaggcCTTTATTTGGtacttttgaaaataattcatatagATAAAGAAACGAGAAAGCACTGGTTCAAACTGttaatgtacaaaaattaacatttgggaaaaataaaaaagattagacacttaaaatgcatgaaaatattttaaaaatagaagatgcAAACCAAACACTTATTCTGATAAAATCTCTGTTAATCGAAGGTATCCACTAAAGTCCTTTCCATGATATTTATAAACAAGAGGATCCCAGGAGGCTGGCTCAGGTTCTCTTCGAAACAGAAATAAAGGTGCCTCCTCGGTCCTGTCCCTGAGTTGGCAAACATCTCCCTCCCTCAGCTTCCTAATAAAATCTCCTGAGAGAGGATGTGACTCATTGACATCTGTCTTCACCGCCCCCTCACAACTCCACACACCTGGTTCTTCAGCTGGGAGATCATGTCCTACTCTACTAAGCTACAGATCGGTAGATCGGTTAGATTGAGCACAAGCATGACGttgaaaccaaacaaacaaaaaaaatagtaagCACAAACAAGAAAGTCcagaaatgatttctttttctgatagtgCATTATTACTCCAAATGGCTGATCTTTAAACTGACAGAAGGGGCAAGTGGGGCCCTACAGGCTGTTTTCCCTCATTGAATATACCTGTGTGGATACAGGGCATTCATAATTATTACAAACAATGACTTTTTATGTTTACTCAGAGGACTTTAAAGGCTGCCTTTACTATAATGCAGACACTGAAACCTCCAAAGAGGCTCTCAAAGGATATTCACAGCCTTAGACATACATTCTGCTCTTCCTTCACTGAAGACTCCACATCAGCTAATATTGCATCTTCCAGGCCTTTCTATGTGGCTTCCAGTAACCTCTGGCTCATGAGCTTATTTGTCTTTGGCAAATTTTTCACTAGCGTTCTTCTATTCTATACGCAAACTATAGGATCTTCTGGAGATCAGTACATTGACATAGAAAGTAAAAACCCAACGAAACTAATGAAATATTGACCAGCAGGTCAAtattccaccccccacccccaccccaggaaatTTTTCCCATTACCCCTGTAATAGTAAGGAGGCAGAGTTGGGATAGAAGGAGGGGCAAGGAAAAAcatggggaggagaaagaaaagaaaggaagctcTAGCCAGACATATGAATGAACCATTCTCTTCCTTTTCAGAAATTCTAAGGACATAATTAACCACAAAATATGCCTGATGATTgaactttattttgctttctagcCTAATAAAATATCCTCAGTATGTGTCAGtctctctaaagcagtggttcccaacctttctttggccatgccccacctaagcatctctgaaATCCTGATGTCCTctctgtgacatataattcttattattca
Coding sequences:
- the ANKRD22 gene encoding ankyrin repeat domain-containing protein 22 isoform X2 — protein: MGILYSEPICQAAYQNDFGQVWRWVREDSKYINIQDGFNGDTPLICACRRGHLRIVSFLLRRNADVNLKNQKERTCLHYAVKKRFTFFDYLLIILLMPVLLIGYFLMVSKTKQNETLVRMLLDAGVDVNAADCYGCTALYYACEMKNQTLIPLLLEAQADPTIRNKNGESSLDIARRLKFSQIELMLRKAS
- the ANKRD22 gene encoding ankyrin repeat domain-containing protein 22 isoform X3, translated to MMHSVGHYRPICQAAYQNDFGQVWRWVREDSKYINIQDGFNGDTPLICACRRGHLRIVSFLLRRNADVNLKNQKERTCLHYAVKKRFTFFDYLLIILLMPVLLIGYFLMVSKTKQNETLVRMLLDAGVDVNAADCNGESSLDIARRLKFSQIELMLRKAS
- the ANKRD22 gene encoding ankyrin repeat domain-containing protein 22 isoform X4: MMHSVGHYRPICQAAYQNDFGQVWRWVREDSKYINIQDGFNGDTPLICACRRGHLRIVSFLLRRNADVNLKNQVSKTKQNETLVRMLLDAGVDVNAADCYGCTALYYACEMKNQTLIPLLLEAQADPTIRNKNGESSLDIARRLKFSQIELMLRKAS
- the ANKRD22 gene encoding ankyrin repeat domain-containing protein 22 isoform X1 — encoded protein: MMHSVGHYRPICQAAYQNDFGQVWRWVREDSKYINIQDGFNGDTPLICACRRGHLRIVSFLLRRNADVNLKNQKERTCLHYAVKKRFTFFDYLLIILLMPVLLIGYFLMVSKTKQNETLVRMLLDAGVDVNAADCYGCTALYYACEMKNQTLIPLLLEAQADPTIRNKNGESSLDIARRLKFSQIELMLRKAS